The Veillonellales bacterium genome includes the window TTTTAATCAGCATACTAATAAGCTTTTTCTTGCTTATATTATTATTCCGCACTCCGAAAAGAATGGATAATTTGCTTAAAAAAAATGCTGGCGTCAGCATTATTATAATGATCTGTATTGCGGCTAATCTTATTAATATTGCCACTGCCAACGCATTTCCCAAAGCGCTGGTAGCCGGTGGTTTTGACGAGGAAGGCGAAATAGAAAAATCGAGAAATTTGTCCCGCGATATGCTCTCCGAATCTGTGACGATCAACTTAATGCGGGAATTTTTGCGCGATGACGAAAGACAAGCAACCGCCCCCAGCCAGCTTCACCGTGTGGCATTTTCTGAACAGGAAACACAACTGCTGAGCGAATTGGGACTTGGGGTTGATGAAAAAACTGTTTCGAATCAAACCGTTTTCCCCTATGAAAAAATAGTTGTAATTGTGGCTGAATCGTTCCATCGCGATTACTTGCATTTTTATAATCCAAAAATTCCAGCGGAAACAACGCCATTTTTAGATAGCTTATGTGCCAAGTATCCCCATTCGGACCATTATTACACTGGGAATAAGCCTACAACCCAAGGGCTCACTTCCATGTTTCTCTCTCAGTTGATTTATTCCGACGAGCAAGGTTTTGAGAATAATGCGACATTATTCAAAACTCTCGCGAGTAATGGCTATGATACAGCGTTTTTAGAAGCCACCAGCCAATATTATAATAATGAATTCCGGGCATATAAAAAACGTTTTGGAATGCATATTTACAGAGCAAAAGAAGATTTGGAAAAACAAGGATACATTGGAAGTACTGGCTGGGGATTTCATAATGACGTAATGTATGAAGAAACGGTTAAGCTCTTGGAGCAAAACCGTAATAATAAAATTTTTATAGCGACAAAAACGATCGATTCCCATCAGCCCTATCCCTATTGCGGGCTTTCTAATGACGATATTCCAGCGGCCATCGGGGAGCAAAATAACAATCTTTATCTTAAGGCAATTTATTGGGAAAATAGCAGCTTGCAAAAATTTTTTCATGATCTTGAGGAACGGAATTTGCTGGACGATAAGACTCTGATTATTATTACAAGTGATCATAATCCCCATCCCAGTCAGAACGACAATTATAAACGTCTTGGGCAACAAGAGTTAAGTTTAACCTTAGCTCCCATCCCGCTTATCTTTGTCAGCGCGAATTTGCAGCCTTTTGAAAATTTCAACAGTGCAGTCTTTGCCAGTCAAATTGATTTTGCCCCGACACTTTTGGGAATATTGGGAATTTCTTCCCCACAGGAATTTTCCGGAAAGAATATGATGAATATTCCGGAAGAGCGTAGCTATGCAATCGGTTGTTTTGGCGAAACAATTTATTACCGGTCAAGAAACAACCAAATACGAACCGACATGTATACCGGAAAAAATGAAAATGCTTATGAAAAAGCACTGATACATTGGGTTCAGGATTCATATGCCAAATATTTCCTTAGTAATTCTGTCACTGAGCTTCCCTAGAGGCAGGTTTGACTTATGGTAATTTTGGCGCCTACTTGCTATTTTTTATTTCTGTTTGATCAATAAGCTCCCCGTTCTGCTTAAAAGCAGCGACTTTAAGAACAGCATGTGAGGCTTCAAACACAAGGTAATTCGGCATATCCAGCGGGTTATAATAAACTTCATCCATCGGTTTGCGCGGCGATTTATCCCATACCTTGTCACCACTGCGTCCCGTCGTAATATAAATAGTGCCGGAAGGATCGGTACGGCCATTTTTCAGGGCCGCCGTCCGTGCATAGGAATGTACATGTGCCGTAAATACAAGATTTACATGATATTTATCAAACACCGGAACAAAGGTTTTGCCAATCTCATCGAGCGGCCCATTGAAAGGATGCTCCCATACACCACGATGCATAAGAACTACCTTCCACTTTTTTTGTGTTTGGGAAAGGTCTTTTGCAAGCCAAATTTTTTGTTGTTCTAACAAATCAGGATACCAGTCACGCAGCTCATTCAGCTGTGTATTGAGTACGACAAAATGAACATCGCCGAAATCATAGGAATAAGCGTATCGCTCCAGGCCTGCCGGACCATTCGCCGGCAGGTCGAAAAGTGAGAGATAGTAATCGGGTTTGGCCATCTTCCAATCGAGACTATATGTCTCGTGATTTCCCATGACCGGTACTATCGGTATCGCTGCTAATAAATTCGCTGCCCCATCAAACCAGGCGTTCCATTGCAATTCGTCCTGCCCATTATCAACGATATCACCCATATTAATAAAAAATGCTGCATCTGCATTATTTTCCCCAGCTGTCTGAGCTGTTTTCGCCCAATCTTTATAATTTGATGACTGTGAATCACCAAAAATAAGTGCCTTAAATGACGTCGCCTCCGGTTCCGTCCTGAATTCTTTCCATACAGATTGCCGTTTGCCAACGGAAACACGATATTCATAATCAGTTCCAGCCGTAAGATTTGTAATATGCGTCGTATAAAGCACAAAGTGATTGCCACCATTATACGAAGGCAGATCCACCGCCTCGGCGTTTATCCTTCTGATATTTTTCGACTGCTTGGGGCGTATCTCCAAATGTCCCGGCTCGCCAGATTTTTTTGCCTTCCATGAAATCGTGTGCTCATGCTTCATATCCGCTGTAACCACATGCATGATATGCCCCACATCAGTATCATACCCTGTATGCACCGATTTCGGCACAGACAAAAAACATATGACGGCTATGATACAAGTAAACATAAACCACAGGATATATTTTTTCATTTATATCACCTTTTGTAACCAATCCTAAAGTATCGTGTTTTTAGTTTACCCAAATTTTAGTTTATCTATTTCGTGATTGTCCTGAGAAAAATAAAACCATCATCTGGCTGGCTTTCTATGTTAGCGGTAGTTTCATTCACCATAAATCATTAAAAATGCAGAACGTTAGTTCGAAAAAATCATCAAACGCACTTGCACAGAACATATGTACTATGCTAAAATAAAAGAACCAAACATATGTTCAGGAAGGTGCTGTCATGATGAGAAAAATAACGCTTGTATTGTCTCTAGTTCTTGTTGTATTAACCGTCACGCCCTTAGCTATTTCACGGGCTTTTGTTGATACCACTACATATGAAACGGTTTACGTAAATCCGGGAGATACCGTTTGGCAGATTGCTGCTAAATATACAACACCCAAAGACGATATTAGGGAAGTCGTTTTTGAGATTAGGCGAATAAATAAATTAGATAACAACGCTAAGGTTTATCCCGGTCAAACGTTGAGAGTTCCGGTTAAATAGTAACATCTTCTTAAACGGATTTATCGTTATGGCGCTTTCTACCGTAAAATACGGCCGGCATTCAGCACCGCCAGCAGAGCCACCCCCACATCGGCAAATACCGCCTCCCACATCGTGGCGGCACCGGCGATGCCCAGTACAATAAACACTCCTTTTACCCCTAAAGCGAATATCACGTTCTGCCAGACGATCCGTCTGGTCTTGCGGCCAATGCCGATGGCCTCGGCCACTTTCGACGGCGCATCGGACATAATCACCACATCGGCCGTTTCCACCGCCGCGTCGGAGCCTAACCCCCCCATGGCGATACCTACATCGGCCCGGGCGATCACTGGCGCATCATTAATGCCGTCTCCCACAAAAGCGATCTTCTCATCCTTTGCCGCCTGCTGCAGCAGTTCTTCTACCGCCCTTACTTTTTGTTCCGGCAGCAGCGCCGCCCGGTAAAAATCCATTCCTAATTTACAAGCCGCAGTCTGCACTACCGGTTCCCGGTCACCTGACAACATGCCGACACGTCTTACTCCGGCCAGCTTAAGCAGCGGAATGACTGACAGCGCATCTTCTTTCAATTCGTCGGCAATGACCAGATACCCGGCATACACGTTGTCAATTGCCAGATACACCACCGTACCGGCTTCCTCTACCGGCGTGACCTTAATATTCTCCCGCAGCAGCAGCCGTTCATTGCCGGCAAGCACTGTCTGCGAGCCGACCTTGGCCCGTACCCCGCACCCGGCGACTTCCTCATAGTCGGTCAGCAGAAAACTGTCCACTGCTTGCCCATAGGCCTCCCTGATGGACTGGGCAATAGGATGGCTGGAATGCACTTCAGCCAGTGCCGTCAGGTGAAGCAGCTCCTCTGCGGCAAAGCCGTGTTGCGGATAAACCCCTGTCACTTTAAACACGCCTTGTGTCAGAGTGCCTGTTTTATCAAAAACAACTGTCCGGGTGGCCGCCAAACTATCCAGATACGTCGATCCTTTCACCATAATGCCCCGTTGGGCGGCTCCCCCCACACCACCGAAATAGCCGAGAGGAATACTGATTACCAAACCGCACGGACAGGAAATAACCAGCAGAATCAGCGCCCGCTGCAGCCAGTCGGCAAAAGCCTCTCCCAGCCAGATCAGCGGCGGCAGAAGAGCCACCCCTGCCGCTGCCAGCACGACAACCGGTGTATAGTACGCGGCAAATTTCGTGATAAATTTTTCGGTACGGGATTTTAAGCTGCTGGATTGCTCCACCAGCTGAATGACCCTCGCAATCGCCGATTCCCCCACCGGCTTGGTGACCCGGACGGTCAGCACACCTGTCTGGTTTACCATGCCGGCCAGCACCGGCGAGCCGGTACCGACCTGGCGGGGCACCGGCTCGCCGGTTAACGCCGCCGTATTCACCAGAGATTGTCCGGAAATAATGTCGCCGTCCAGCGGTACCTGCTCACCGGGGTTGATGACAATGACGTTCCCAACCTGCACCGTGTCCGGAGACACTTTGTTAACCGTCTCCCCTTGCTTCAGATTGGCATACTCCGGTCGCAATTCCAGCACAGCCACAATGGACCGGCGTGAACGCTCCACCGCCAAATCCTGCAAAAACTCTCCTACCTTGAAAAACACCATGACACTCACAGCCTCCGGCATCTCCTGCAGCAAAAAAGCCCCCGCCGTAGCGACCGTCATTAAAAAGTTTTCATCCAGGAATGTCCCCTTACCGACATTGCGCACCGCACTGGCTACCACATTCCAGCCGCTAATTCCGTAAGCCAGCAAAAAAACCGCATACTCGCCGACGAAATAGGGCGTGGCATGCAAGGCCTCCCGAAAAATTGACCCCGCTACCAATAAAACCAGCGCCACGCCGATTAAAACGAGCTCGCGGGTGATATTAAATTCATCCGTACTATGTTCATGCTGGTGCTCATGCCCGCTCACTTACCCTTCCCCCTTTACGCCACCGTTGTTCTACTCATGGCTGATATGCTCCAAACCCTGGTGCATCAAATCCACCACATGGTCATCGTCCAATGAATACCAGGCTTCTTTCCCATCCTTCCGGAATTTGACCAGCCTGGCACTGCGCAACACGCGGAGCTGATGGGAAATTGCCGATTGCCCCATAGAAAGTGCTGCGGCAATATCGCACACACACATCTCCTGGTTAACTAAGAGCTGTAATATTTTAATCCGGGTACCATCGCCTAAAATCTTAAACGTTTCCGCCAGCTGCTGCACCGTATTTTCCGGCAGCAGTTCGGCTTTAGCGCGGCATATCATCGCGGGATGCTCGCACTTCTCCTCGCACATATCACATAATAACTCTTTCATACGTCACCTCAATCGTTGCGTTATTTCTGAATCCTTGCACCGTACGGCTATCGCAGCCGTATCGTCCCCCTGCTGCCTGCCGTGGTATCCGCACAAGCGCTACATTATCTTATATGATTATATGTTCATATATAATATTAAAGGCTGCCAAACCGCTTGTCAAGTCTGCGCCGTCATATCCTCGTATCGGATTTCACCAATAAGCAAGCGCCATGCTTGGCATATTCTAAAAAACCGCCCACCCCGAAGGATGAGCGGCAGATTTCTGAAATTAGTCTACTTAAATACCATTCTTTTTCTGTTGAAAAGTTGTTTCCTCTTGAGCGATTTCCTCCAATGCTATGGTAACTGGCTTTGATGACTTGCAGTCTACCAAAGGTTTGCTGCCATCGACTATTTCTCTCGCACGTTTAGCCCCTAAAACAGCAAGGATATATTTATTATCAACCTTACTTAACAATTCATTTAATGATGGATGAACCATTGCCGTTTGCCTCTTTTCGTTATTTACCGCTGCAGCTATCTTCGCCTCCAACGTTACTGTTAAGATTTTATATTAACATAATATATTATACCATACTTTTGACCTTAAAAAATAAAAATTCCCTGCCCCAGCCAGCGGCCAAGATAGGGCGACTTTAAATTTAGTAAAATATAACCTTTTATTCTTTGCCTGCTTACCGATAATCTTCTTTAATACTTCCTCGGTTTATCCTGTCCATCTAAAGCCATGGTGTTTTTGAACAAGACTGTCTCATTTCCCGGTTCATAACTTATCTTCCTTATTATATCCCGCCTGCCGGTTTAATTTCAAACCGTCAGGCGGCTTCGTTTAGGTTTTGCTTTATTCCGGAGAATCAGTATGGATATATACTGATTCTATATTGTTCACACTGACGCCCAATTTTTCCTGTACCGTCAACACTCCCATGCCGATGAGCAGCTTTCTGCCGTCGCCTCCGTTGTCGGCAGTCATAGCCGCAGCCGACTTATTAAGGGGTTTAATACTCAAAGCTCCGTCGGTATAAGTGACGCTGAATTCGGCAACAGTACCGGAAGCACTGGTAATTGTAAAACTGCTGACGGAAGAATTGTTTGTCTTAGGTTCCGGCAAAGCAGCGGCAGGAGAAGGATTGGACGTCAATGAGACCGTACCATTGCCCTGCGTTAAACTAAAGATTTCAGCCGTCTGAGAAGCGCCTGCGCCGACAGTAGTTACTACTATATTCTTGGCAGGAGCAGTCATTGCTGTTGTGCCGCTATTGCTGCCGCCGAAAGCTGAAATCGTGAAGGTATTCCCGGTTGTACCGACAGAATAGCTCCGCGTATTCCCTTCGATACTGGCAGTAATGGTTGAGGCTGGCGCTGCTGTCCGAACGGTAGGCGATAGCGCGGCGTTTCCGGCAGCAGCATTAGCTGTACTGCTTGTGCTGCTTCTGCCGGCTGGTTGACTGCTGCCTGCAGTTGCACCCCCATTGGTCGAGGTGCCGCTAGTCGTTGTCTGCGTGCTTCCTGTACCTGCTGCCGTATTTTGAGACGGCGCCACACTGCCAGAAGTACCGCCTTGCTGAGCGGAAGTATCGATACTAATTGAAACCGGTACAGGCTGAGTAACCGGTCCGGTCCCCTGGGGCGTAGTATCAACGATCGGTTTCGGTTTAACCTGGTCTATCTGCTGCGAAGTATTCTGCTGGATAATCTCACCGATAGCTGCCGCCGGCTGATTGGTGGATAACGTATAATTGCCCGCATCTGCTCCGGTCAGGGCAATGCCGTCTGCCGTCACTAATTTGTTTTTACCGGCAGTTTCGTCATTGTATTGTCCCGCTGCCGTATTGTCAAGACTTACGCTGTCTCCGGCCACTACGCCGTCCAATTGGTAGTTAGAGGTATGTAAGACAGCGGTTTTATTGCCGTCATAGGTTTTGCTGACCGTGCCGACGAGGCTGGGAGTTATCGCCGCCTTATCGATCGCCCCTGTCATGCTGTTGACATAGGTTACATTGTAGTTGCTGCCGTTGTTGCCGTCATTAATCACGGCTGCCGGTGTCAATGTTTTATTGCTGCCGGAATTTTTATTGTCATAGGTTTCCGTCAGGCTGGTAAAGCTGTCGCCCGTCTGCAAACTGCCGCCGCTGGTAATAGCTGGCGTAGCCGCCGCACTCGTGGTGCCGTCGTAGGTCTTGGTATTGGCCGCTGCCGTGATGGTCAGGCTGCGGGGCGTGATATCGGCCGTGGTTGGCGCGGTCGTGTTATAGGTGTAGTTGCTGCTGTCGTCTCCGCTGATGGTAATGCCGCTTATAGTAACCGTCTTGCCGGTTCCCACGTTTTTATCGCCGAAAGATCCCGTTCCGCCAATGAAAAGCACATCTCCGGCCACCCGGTTATCTCCATAGGTAACAGTAGCACCTACTGTACCGTCGTAGACTTTATTTTGACCGGCTGCCGTCACTGCCAAATCGCGTTTTCCAATATTAGCATACGCTGTAGCAGTAGGCGATACACCATAGTTACTTGCCAAGCCTCCATTTGCACCATTAGACAAGGTAATTCCAGTAATGTTAACGATTTTATTTATGCCTGCGTTTTTATCTTCAAAAGTGCCTGTACCGTTGACTGTTACCGTTTCAGTGCCGACAAAGCCGCTTAAACCATAACCCATTACTGTCGCTGTTACCATGCCGTCATACACCTTATTTGCTACCGTAATCCCGGTCATAGTCAATGTCTTCTTGATGATATTAGCCGTAACCGAAGCATCGTCGAGACTGTAGTTCGAAGCAAGACCACCATTTATTCCATTCGATAAGATGTAAACTACCAACACTTTCTGGTTATCTCCTGCATTCTGGCTGTCGAATGCACCGGTGGCCGTAGCGCTGACGGTTTCACCTCCGACAAGGCCGGATAGGCTGCCTACGGTAATTACCGCACTGGAAGTGCCGTCATAGGTTTTATCAGCTGCCGTGCTGCCGGTTACAGTCAAGGCCTTTTTGCCAATTGTAGCTGTAAGTCCTGTGGTATCTGCCAGGCTGTAGTTTGATGCAAGTCCCCCGTTTGTTCCGTCGGCTAAGGTATAACTCGCGGTTGCCGTCCGGCTGCCTGCATTTTTGCTGTCGAATACACCGGTTGCCGTAGCACTAACGGTTTCACCGCTGACAAAACCGGATAGGCTGCCTACAGCAATGACTGCATTGGCAGTGCCGTCATAGGTTTTATCGGCGGCCGTGCTGCCGGTTACAGCCAAGTCCTTTTTGCCAATTGTTACTGCCGCATTCGCGCTGTCCAGGGCTGGCAGTTGATAATTTGCTGCCAGGCCGCCGGAGCCGTCGCTGGCATTCTGCAAGGTGATCGCACTTATATAATTGCTGCCATTGTCGACTACATTTTTGCTGCTTGCTGCTGCTCCTCTATACGTTAAGGTCTCGCTGCCCACTCCGGTTATAATCGCTACCTTGCCTGTCAGATCGGTCGTACCATCATAGGTTTTACCGGCGAAAAGGCTGACTGTCTTAGCCGCTATTGTAGCAGTAAGGCCTGCGGTATCTGCCAGACTGTAGTTTGATGCAAGTCCCCCGTTTGTTCCATCGGCTAAGGTATAACTTGCGGTTGCCGTGCGGCTGCCTGCATTCTGGCTGTCGAATACACCGGTTGCCGTGGCGCTGACGGTTTCACTTCCGACAAAGCCGGATAGGCTGCCTACGGTAATTGCCGCATCCGCAGTGCCGTTATAGGTTTTATCGGCTGCCGTGCTACCGGTTACGGTCAAGGCCTTTTTGCCAATTGTGGCAGTAAGGCCTGCGGTATCTGCCAGACTGTAGTTTGATGCAAGTCCCCCGTTTTCTCCATCGGCTAAGGTATAACTCGCGGTTGCCGTTCGGCTGCCTGCATTCTGGCTGTCGAATACACCGGTTGCCGTGGCGCTGACGGTTTCACTTCCGACAAAGCCGGATAGGCTGCCTACGGTAATTGCCGCATCCACAGTACCATTATAGGTTTTATCAGCTGCCGTGCTACCGGTTACGGTTAAGGCTTTTTTGCCAATTGTAGCAGTAAGTCCGGCGGTATCTGCCAGACTGTAGTTTGATGCAAGTCCCCCGTTTGTTCCATCGGCTAAGGTATAACTCGCGGTTGCCGTCCGGCTGCCTGCATTCTGGCTGTCGAATACACCCGTTGCCATAGCGCTGACGGTTTCACTTCCGACAAAGCCGGATAGGCTGCCTACGGTAATTGCCGCATCCACAGTACCGTTATAGGTTTTATCAGCTGCCGTGCTGCCGGTTACGGTCAAAGCCACCTTGCTGATGGTCAGCGCTGCTCCGGAATAGCTGATATCGTAACCCTGATTGTCTGTGGAGTATAGGTTAATATAATACGTGCCGGCATTTTTTTCGTTGCCGTTACCATAGACTTTGCCTGTTCCCAGCAGCGAGGTGTCAACAGTGCGATCCAGAGAATAGTTTGCTGGACCGGTGGTAACGGCAATGCCGTCATAGAGCTTAGAGCAGCTCTCCGCCGTCACCGTTAATGGCTTAAGAAAATCTCTCAGCAACGGATAGCTGTAGCCGTCGTAGATGCGCCAGATCGCACTGATATCGCCGCCAACCGTCGCAATCTTCCAGTCGGAGGAATAATTGGTACTTTGCTCCATTTGAGTCAAAGTCAGCCCGCCTACACCGGAGACAAGGGTATGGCTATCACCATTCACGCCAATGGCGCTAAGGCCGGAATTATTATCAGTACTCCAGTAGCAGCTTGTAACCTTACTGGTTCTGGAATCGCCCTGGGAATTTTCATTGTCGCCAACAAGACCGCCGACCATGTTGCTCTGAGGGGCGGAAGGATATCTCGAATTGACGCTGATTGAACCGACATTGTAGCATTGATTGATAACTCCGCCATAATTATTATGACCGACCAATCCGCCTACATAGTAAGCGTAATTCCCCCCATGTACCGTGCCGGTAGTATAACAATACTGGATAAGGCCTTGGCTAGGCTTGTTAAAGCCTATATTTTCGCCAACCAATCCACCTACATATTCATCGCCAGTTACTTTGCCGGTATTATAGCTATATTGAA containing:
- a CDS encoding sulfatase-like hydrolase/transferase — encoded protein: MLILHKNKLIAIAVIFCLEIYFSFQFYSAEPEFPTGIFAIDAANAIFRDLLLAGIFIFFQKHITQVKLIAKEYCPIMLLAILWLGISTFIIHSLKLNFNALTLISVVTGVINNILFVLLTGYIYTKWKNILSKTLYFLSYFFTILFFYGDTLYFWITSAHIQKMLFENLNNYSITSVLYTSDKIVLISILISFFLLILLFRTPKRMDNLLKKNAGVSIIIMICIAANLINIATANAFPKALVAGGFDEEGEIEKSRNLSRDMLSESVTINLMREFLRDDERQATAPSQLHRVAFSEQETQLLSELGLGVDEKTVSNQTVFPYEKIVVIVAESFHRDYLHFYNPKIPAETTPFLDSLCAKYPHSDHYYTGNKPTTQGLTSMFLSQLIYSDEQGFENNATLFKTLASNGYDTAFLEATSQYYNNEFRAYKKRFGMHIYRAKEDLEKQGYIGSTGWGFHNDVMYEETVKLLEQNRNNKIFIATKTIDSHQPYPYCGLSNDDIPAAIGEQNNNLYLKAIYWENSSLQKFFHDLEERNLLDDKTLIIITSDHNPHPSQNDNYKRLGQQELSLTLAPIPLIFVSANLQPFENFNSAVFASQIDFAPTLLGILGISSPQEFSGKNMMNIPEERSYAIGCFGETIYYRSRNNQIRTDMYTGKNENAYEKALIHWVQDSYAKYFLSNSVTELP
- a CDS encoding metallophosphoesterase family protein, whose protein sequence is MKKYILWFMFTCIIAVICFLSVPKSVHTGYDTDVGHIMHVVTADMKHEHTISWKAKKSGEPGHLEIRPKQSKNIRRINAEAVDLPSYNGGNHFVLYTTHITNLTAGTDYEYRVSVGKRQSVWKEFRTEPEATSFKALIFGDSQSSNYKDWAKTAQTAGENNADAAFFINMGDIVDNGQDELQWNAWFDGAANLLAAIPIVPVMGNHETYSLDWKMAKPDYYLSLFDLPANGPAGLERYAYSYDFGDVHFVVLNTQLNELRDWYPDLLEQQKIWLAKDLSQTQKKWKVVLMHRGVWEHPFNGPLDEIGKTFVPVFDKYHVNLVFTAHVHSYARTAALKNGRTDPSGTIYITTGRSGDKVWDKSPRKPMDEVYYNPLDMPNYLVFEASHAVLKVAAFKQNGELIDQTEIKNSK
- a CDS encoding LysM domain-containing protein, translating into MMRKITLVLSLVLVVLTVTPLAISRAFVDTTTYETVYVNPGDTVWQIAAKYTTPKDDIREVVFEIRRINKLDNNAKVYPGQTLRVPVK
- a CDS encoding heavy metal translocating P-type ATPase, whose product is MSGHEHQHEHSTDEFNITRELVLIGVALVLLVAGSIFREALHATPYFVGEYAVFLLAYGISGWNVVASAVRNVGKGTFLDENFLMTVATAGAFLLQEMPEAVSVMVFFKVGEFLQDLAVERSRRSIVAVLELRPEYANLKQGETVNKVSPDTVQVGNVIVINPGEQVPLDGDIISGQSLVNTAALTGEPVPRQVGTGSPVLAGMVNQTGVLTVRVTKPVGESAIARVIQLVEQSSSLKSRTEKFITKFAAYYTPVVVLAAAGVALLPPLIWLGEAFADWLQRALILLVISCPCGLVISIPLGYFGGVGGAAQRGIMVKGSTYLDSLAATRTVVFDKTGTLTQGVFKVTGVYPQHGFAAEELLHLTALAEVHSSHPIAQSIREAYGQAVDSFLLTDYEEVAGCGVRAKVGSQTVLAGNERLLLRENIKVTPVEEAGTVVYLAIDNVYAGYLVIADELKEDALSVIPLLKLAGVRRVGMLSGDREPVVQTAACKLGMDFYRAALLPEQKVRAVEELLQQAAKDEKIAFVGDGINDAPVIARADVGIAMGGLGSDAAVETADVVIMSDAPSKVAEAIGIGRKTRRIVWQNVIFALGVKGVFIVLGIAGAATMWEAVFADVGVALLAVLNAGRILR
- a CDS encoding metalloregulator ArsR/SmtB family transcription factor, which produces MICRAKAELLPENTVQQLAETFKILGDGTRIKILQLLVNQEMCVCDIAAALSMGQSAISHQLRVLRSARLVKFRKDGKEAWYSLDDDHVVDLMHQGLEHISHE
- the rpoZ gene encoding DNA-directed RNA polymerase subunit omega — protein: MVHPSLNELLSKVDNKYILAVLGAKRAREIVDGSKPLVDCKSSKPVTIALEEIAQEETTFQQKKNGI
- a CDS encoding YDG domain-containing protein, coding for MKIQRKWRRSWQRGKPHWAIYRPAKQKKRAVKNNVIQMASRVAKRLLPPVAAASILFSTMTGAYASPQGGQVVSGAGSIAQKGNTTNITQTTDKMGINWQSFNIAANEKVNFYQPGASSVALNRVLGNNASSIYGQLNANGKVFLINPNGVLFAKGAQVNVGGLVASTLSLSDKDFQTGKYNFTGNGGSVVNQGTITATDGGSVALLGGQVSNQGVIVANKGTVALGTGNAVTLDMDGDGMLSLAVNQSAVNALAENKNLMEADGGKVIMTARAADILAATAVNNSGVVRAKSINAKNGVILLDGGDNGTVQVSGTLDASGKASGQTGGTIKILGNNISVANAALDASGDQGGGTILVGGNYQGSGTEQHAATTTIAADVALKADAVTSGSGGKVVVWADKTTDFNGAITGKGGSENGNGGKVETSGKHLTVGSTARVTTTAAKGMSGNWLLDPANFTITSGSGAQTDSGIGADTLAANLGGSNIGISTATIGSEAGDINVNAAVSWSANTKLTLSAANNINVSANITASGDNAGMVLTYGSGGKYSLGSGAKITLSGNSPTLSIGGQIYTVLNANNYKSQLPSLTLGGQYALGCDVDASATNQAMSPIGTSTSAFTGIFDGLGHTVSKLTISGGTSSNIGLFGYTGSTAVIRNISLTNVNITGSGSSVGALVGYNNGTIENCNSAGTVSGTKNVGGLVGDNYGTITASTSAVSVTVSTNGKSMGGLAGANEDSKASISDSSSSGTVIRTSQSSKYVYTGGLVGYNSAKIANSFSSSTVESSTNYTGGLVGYNTGGQITGSWSTGNIIGTNYVGGLVGNNDSGTISVCYSTGTVKGVSWVGGLVGYNKSTISGSWHKTGSVTSSNSYIGGLVGWNAALIEDSYNDSAVTMTGTSDQIYVGGLIGYNTGTVTGADKDKSYSSGSVTSNGGTVGGLIGYNNSLGAVSGYHSTGSVSGGAAYVGGLIGYNTSTISGCYNTSDVKSTGSYTGGLIGYNTGTVKDTSYSTGLVSSTAGNVGGLIGYNTGAVSDSYSTGSVTGGGNNIGGLIGYNTAAITSCYSSGNVTLPDYIESIDYWVKGENVGGLVGSNNGGSITNCYATGTVLSKAFVQDSSGCYYAIVGGLVGYNWGNVNDSYSTGTVTSESNGMYTGGLLGEHNGGTVSHCYHTTGKVTSRADHVGGLIGGITTNGAVQYCYNTADVAGVYQVGGLAGFSQGSLQYSYNTGKVTGDEYVGGLVGENIGFNKPSQGLIQYCYTTGTVHGGNYAYYVGGLVGHNNYGGVINQCYNVGSISVNSRYPSAPQSNMVGGLVGDNENSQGDSRTSKVTSCYWSTDNNSGLSAIGVNGDSHTLVSGVGGLTLTQMEQSTNYSSDWKIATVGGDISAIWRIYDGYSYPLLRDFLKPLTVTAESCSKLYDGIAVTTGPANYSLDRTVDTSLLGTGKVYGNGNEKNAGTYYINLYSTDNQGYDISYSGAALTISKVALTVTGSTAADKTYNGTVDAAITVGSLSGFVGSETVSAMATGVFDSQNAGSRTATASYTLADGTNGGLASNYSLADTAGLTATIGKKALTVTGSTAADKTYNGTVDAAITVGSLSGFVGSETVSATATGVFDSQNAGSRTATASYTLADGENGGLASNYSLADTAGLTATIGKKALTVTGSTAADKTYNGTADAAITVGSLSGFVGSETVSATATGVFDSQNAGSRTATASYTLADGTNGGLASNYSLADTAGLTATIAAKTVSLFAGKTYDGTTDLTGKVAIITGVGSETLTYRGAAASSKNVVDNGSNYISAITLQNASDGSGGLAANYQLPALDSANAAVTIGKKDLAVTGSTAADKTYDGTANAVIAVGSLSGFVSGETVSATATGVFDSKNAGSRTATASYTLADGTNGGLASNYSLADTTGLTATIGKKALTVTGSTAADKTYDGTSSAVITVGSLSGLVGGETVSATATGAFDSQNAGDNQKVLVVYILSNGINGGLASNYSLDDASVTANIIKKTLTMTGITVANKVYDGMVTATVMGYGLSGFVGTETVTVNGTGTFEDKNAGINKIVNITGITLSNGANGGLASNYGVSPTATAYANIGKRDLAVTAAGQNKVYDGTVGATVTYGDNRVAGDVLFIGGTGSFGDKNVGTGKTVTISGITISGDDSSNYTYNTTAPTTADITPRSLTITAAANTKTYDGTTSAAATPAITSGGSLQTGDSFTSLTETYDNKNSGSNKTLTPAAVINDGNNGSNYNVTYVNSMTGAIDKAAITPSLVGTVSKTYDGNKTAVLHTSNYQLDGVVAGDSVSLDNTAAGQYNDETAGKNKLVTADGIALTGADAGNYTLSTNQPAAAIGEIIQQNTSQQIDQVKPKPIVDTTPQGTGPVTQPVPVSISIDTSAQQGGTSGSVAPSQNTAAGTGSTQTTTSGTSTNGGATAGSSQPAGRSSTSSTANAAAGNAALSPTVRTAAPASTITASIEGNTRSYSVGTTGNTFTISAFGGSNSGTTAMTAPAKNIVVTTVGAGASQTAEIFSLTQGNGTVSLTSNPSPAAALPEPKTNNSSVSSFTITSASGTVAEFSVTYTDGALSIKPLNKSAAAMTADNGGDGRKLLIGMGVLTVQEKLGVSVNNIESVYIHTDSPE